The Phragmites australis chromosome 13, lpPhrAust1.1, whole genome shotgun sequence DNA window ATCTTTTATGCACTGATCCATAAAATGACTTACCTCATTGCTGGAGTCATCGCCAGTAAGGTCATCATCAAAGTTCATCCGGTCGATTGTCAgtttgttgttgttggtcaaTAGGGCAAAGTTGTTGTATAATCCCTCATCCGAGAAGCTGGTCCTCAGTGCAAGATTGGGTGAAGTCGACAGCATATCTAGTGTCGAAGATTCAATGTCTTCGGTCATATTCCTCACGGATGGCGCCAACTATCGATGATTTGTAAACCACCGATTTTACGAACTTGTGGATGAAGTTGGGTATACTCCTTGTAGTCGAATCGCACAAGGTTTATACAGGTTCTGGCCTCCTATAGGATAATAGGCCTacgtcatgtttatcttgtattgatctttgaaaCTGTTTACAAGAGACTTTTTAGCTAGCTTacatagatctaaacctagtaaAGGGGTTCTTTACGCATAGTCGTGGAGGGTTGCTGATGTGGATCAGTGGCACAGAAGGCTCGAAGGCTTTAGGCTTTTGTAGGCTTGAATGGTTTTAATTGGCTTATCCTCTGCAGGATCCTCTGGCTTCATATATATAAGGGGTTATTGTACCGTCTTTAGAGTCCTTTCTTAtcatttttaaagataaattttTCTATTTATAAGATATCTTGGGTATTTGTATGTAGTTTTATATATCTAGAAATTCTTTTTCTAGGCATAGAGATATGTTCTGAGAATACAGAAAATCTTAGAAGAActttttgaaataattttttccTAAATAAGAAGTGGGGAAGGAAGAAAACGAGATCCAAAAGGGAAAGGTGGGAACTTTAACCCGTTTCACTATGGCACAAGTCAAAATTTACTTAGTGCACCAATTGTTCACGCTAGAGCAACATGTATTAAAACCGGATTGCACGGGGTGGTGCAGGAGGGAGTGTGTGTGAGGGAGAATGAAAAAGAACTTGTATAGAGGAAACTCAAACTATAGGCGATGGGACGGGGCATTCATAATTTTGCCATAAATAAGGAAACTCAAACTATAGTCACATATTGCAGTTTTTTAGAGAACGTGACCGTTTCGCTGTCCTGCAAGTTTGGAAGTAAAACTATCTTTAATGGGTTTTTTTCAggactagaatttttttatgatgggacttttattttcttcagtgTTTCAACGGTTTCTATTTACAGTTCTCGTCACGAAAGGATTCTTAAGTTTATTCTCTTCAGAatgggattctctctcttttttcttcacgatttttttcgAATGACTGTTGAAGATAGATAGAAATAAAgggaaaaaataggaaaaaaattaagaaaaaaatgaaatgaagaAAAATTGGTTGGATAGGGTCAGTAAATGTTTACTTCACGTAGAATAGTTAGATGACTCGGGATAAGTAACTCTCGACGTCCAATCAACGCAATGGACGGCTTAGATCGGCCCCCTTCTACTTTGAGCGCCACAACAAGGAATCGGTCCATCCGGCTGTTCGTTCCTCCATCCGACGGCCTAGTGCGACCCTTGGGTCGGAACCTTCCTCGATTGGAAGCGCCGTGATTCCCGAGGCCCACACCAGGACAGCACCGGTGGTCTGGCGGGACCCACCATTGCTGATAGAACTGGAGgccaaacagtggccccccgctTACGTCAGCaagcccccacccccccccccccttctcccgggccgccgccgcctctgtaTATAAACTCTGCCCCGTCTCTCGCTCATCGCACACCAAATCTATCTAGCTCCTGTAGCCAGAAAGCAGCGAGCGAGCGATCCATGTCGGGGGTATGGGTGTTTGAGGACGGGATCGTGCGGCGGGCGGACAGCGACTCGCCCGGCGCCGGCGGGTCGCGGCCCAACAAGGTGCTGGTGCATGTGCCGAGCGGCGAGGTGGTGACATCGTACGACGTGCTGGAGCGGCGGCTGCGCGAGCTGGGGTGGGAGCGGTACCTCTACGACCCCTGCCTGCTACAGTTCCACCAGCGCTCGACCGTGCACCTCATCTCCGTGCCCCGCGACTTCGCCCGCCTCAAGCTCGTCCACATGTACGACGTCGTCGTCAAGACACGCAACGTCTTCGAGGTCCGCGACGCCCCCGCCTGAGCCTGCCTGTCGCACCTTGCCGCCGCTGCatgcctccgccgcctccgtccTCGCCGGAGCGTGGCTGGCCTGCCGCCGTTTCGGCGTACTACGTATGTATTGTATGTTTGTGCGAGTAAAGTAGAAGAGTACGTGCGATGTGGCGGCGCGCGCTCGTGGGCAGGTTTGCATGGTATCCTACGTAGTTTGGCGCCAATTAAATATGAAGAGCGCACTGCGGTATACATATGTCTGGTTTCGAGGAGTGTTTTCTTTCAGAAAGGGATTGTACATAATATGGTGATGTACGGTTTGTCATAAAGCTTGGTTGATCCATTCCGTGTCACGAATAAATCCATTCTTGTGTTCTGAAGTGAGAAATTGGCAAATTAAATTTTACTATGGGATGCTTTCAATCGCCTTGATTGTTCTTTATCTACTATCTTATGCAATTAGTATGTAGGGTAAATAGATGCTAGTATCTCCAAGACAAGAGTATCTGTAATATTAGATTTTAGTATTCAAGAAGTCCAACTGGGACACGGATGACAACAACCTCTTATATTGGATATAGGTTTTGCATATAATAGAACAACGTTGCATCCATATTTGCTACCTGCAATTTTTTGTGACAGTGacattaaaatattaaaacttctctcttATAAGTTGgaaattaatataaaaaaatggGACACCACTACAAAAAGGTAGACCAGTGCTAATTGAAAAAtagcttcactgccggtttttcaATCGGTACTCTTTACACAGTATTGATAGTCAATGACTATCAGTATCAATTCTGAAATCGGTGCTGAAAGttttttcagtgccggttcgtacctccaaccggcactgaaaatatTTTcggagccaaaaaaaaaataaacgagcctGGCTCTTTCGATATTTTCTAACTCCCGGCAATATGTTTTGCTGGTTGCTGCTATGGTCTAACAATGTTCTTCCAACTAGAAATAAACAGTGCCAATAGAGCCATAGTTACATTATACTGTTATTAATTTGTACTTTTTCAGTGTCCGTAACTTTGAAAAAAGTCCATAAACAATATATAGAGAAAGAATAAACAACCTCCTATTGTAGTGCTTGCAAGTTTTAACTAAGTGTTCTGTGACTAAATTTGTTGACACTGATACTATGCAGATGCTAAATTTATGCTGATGTAAATGTGTAAAAACTGAAGCACAGTATGAAAACTAACTAGTACTGTGGACcttaaaaacaaacaaatatatgTTCAGATACTTAGAGGCATGACAGAGAATAGATATTGTGTTATTCAAATCTACTTGCCATGTGTATAGGGATGGCAATCGGATATAGCGAGTACAGGTAGTGCTCATCCGTACCTGATGGTGAGTACACCTGCAAACACCCGCGGGCGAAGGGCCCACACCAAACTTATCGCCCGTGGGTATACCCGTTTACCCGCGAGACGGCGAGGTGAGGCGGCGACGCAGAGCGCTGCGCAGGGTGGTGTTGAGGTGGCACGGGGTGGCAGGGTGACACTGCGCGGAAGGGCAGTCGGGGCATCAGGCGAAGGCGCAGAGCAGTGCTTTTGCTGCTGGGCTGTTGGGGCTGACGGTGGGGGCGGAGGGCGAGCAGAGAGCTGGGGCACTTATATGACGTGGAATGTTGGGGTTTAGAGGAAGGGCCGACTTGTTATAAATCTATACAGGTACACATATTTCACAGATATGTGTATATCTTACTTATACCCACTACCTATCGGTAGTGTTGTCTGCCCACCAAAGGTTCCAAATGGTACTCATATTTTATCCTATTCAGGTATTTACCATGGTTAAACAGGTGATCAGAATAAATTTCTATCCCTACATGTGCGTAACTAATAAAAGCTTGAACAATGTTTTTGCACGTCTTCTTGAAATAAAAAGTCATGCGCGTACCTAAAAAACAGTACTGATCTCACCATCTGATCCACAGTTTCACATGATATTTACAAAGAATCTCTCATTGAATAACTGTTAAAATTAACTGAGTAAATGGAAGCAAGCGATTTCTTTCACGATTCCTACCAAATCGTAAAAAAACTCAGTTAAAGGAATATAGTCCTTCGTTTTGTGACTCATTGTGATGTGAAGTTGTACTGTTGATAAATGATGAGTGCAGATCAATTAAGGTCGACAGTGAGAGTCAAGTGAACGAATTTTGTGTCCTAGTTTTTATTTTAGTTACCTAtcaacaaaaagagaaaaaaggtaTTGCAGGCAGCAATTTCTACGATCTTGAACTAGAATATGTGTTTATAGTAGCCGCCGTTGCACACTAATTTTGAAgtaatattttctatgctaAAAAGGCGCggaaataaattatattaaataaTTTAATACCAGACCGCTTGAAAAATATACTGCTTGATATGGTTGACGCGACTGACATCTATTAGCTATATATCCAACGGAACGACGCTGAAGCCATGCGACGATCATGTATTCATATGGTATACATTATGTCTTCTGAAATAATCTTGTGAAGATAAGGTTCGTGCACGTGCATCTGAAAAATGAAAGGCAGGTATTGTTGACCTTATTTTATCGGGAGATAGCATTTTAGCGGCATTGTAAAATAATATTTCATTTCGTCATTTCTGTACCATAACTAATAGAAAGCTTGTACGctgtaataaaaaaaaactgtaatGCAAGTTGTATTATTTCCACAACAAATGGCATGAATGCTTCATTGTGGAACTTCGCTGCAACAAATATGTTAAAGGTGCGGGAAAACTAGTAGCTAATTAACCGAACGTGGCCTAATATTTTCAGTAAGAGTGTGTCAAATGATCAGTGATATATAGCCTTCAATTGTGTGTAATAAATTTTTTACTTGACCACGGAGAATAGACGCTCCCTGAGCTATTTTTTAGGTAGGGGTACCTAACCCCGACCAGCAAAGGTCACGCTGAAACCAGATTTACCAGGAAGTTACCCACTGCGAGCACCAGGTTCAACCCTGGGTGTGCCTCCTCGATGGGCGGCTCTACCATATGAGCTATCACTAAGTTTTAATGTAATGAATTCTACCGTTTGTAGAAAAAGTACTAGGAGTAGGCAAGTGCATGTACCATAACATGAGATGGAGATGACAATGCGTCTGTGTTAGACTCTACAATGTTATAAGTTATAGGTATGGTTGATGATGTGACATTGACTTAGCAaagaaatattaaaaataacttCAAAACCAAACGTGAACATTTGAATATGAAATGTTAACTCATGTTCTGAAATTCATAACCGAAGTCTGAAATTTAATATTCAAagtattgatttttttattttttagttttgattttTGTAATGTTGACTTAAAATATCCAACATTAATACAACATTTGAATACTCTATTAAAACTTCTcaaattttttctttcaaatttgaaaacgtTTCAAAATATTGAATTCAACTTTGTTTAAGTCTTTTTGCAAAATCAGTACCACGTCATTAGCCACCTAATCGCCTTGGTGGCAAAACCACTCTAAGAAATTATTTAGACGGTATTGAATAGTCTAGAGGCTCAATCTTAGTTTTATACTTGAGGGATTATCTAGACCAACCCAGTTAAGTGGATTTACTCCTATATAATAGAGGGGAATCGTCTCCATATTAGCAAACCAAATGGTGCATGCACCTACCTGCCACCCCCGATcccattgcatgcatgcatgatgacTGATATATATGCACCTCTCTATCGCTAGGTATGAACATAGCTGTGGCCTGACCGGTACATGACAACCAAGAAAACTGAGACTAATAATTGTTGTAACCATCTGGGAAGACGAGTGCGGAAACCACGCATGTGACCTTCAACCCTAACAACTGCACCACTGGAGACAGTCAACACTAGGTTGCAGCGAGCTAGTAAAAGTGGATGTTACCATGATAAACTAGGGTGAAGAAAACGTAAGATCAAACCCAACAGGTTCCCTTCGTGGttcagattcccgtcgtgaagggattctcgttTCCTTCAGCGTTCCTAATAGTTTTTCTTCatggttcccttcacgacgggattctcaggatcattcccttcaggacgagattctctccattcccttcgcgattcccctcgaagggaagttgttggagatgagaggaaataaagggaataagaACTGGGAAGAGAATCggaaagggaacgaaataaaaaaaatatgattagagGTATTCATATACGAGCTGACAGACTTGGAAGTTCATTCTTTGATATAGGCTCAAATGAGGGGGTGTGTGTACCGTGGCATTATGCATGGTATTGTTCACGTGAATAGTACGCAGGCGAGGAAAACTAAGCACGATTATGTATCCCTCATGAAGAACGTGTGCGCAGTGTCCGCGTGAATAGTCCTATACAACATTTCGGACATTTCTTAAAGGTTATTTGCAGGTGGCCGACGGCCCTTTAGAATTTTCCGATGTGGCCAGAGTTTCATTACGTGAAACAAAAGTTATTAATGATAGATGATAATcggtattagtgacgggtgataatcgATATTAGTAACGGATTTCGTACCTGTTACTCTTATCGTATcactaatgaggtcattagtgacaggtcgtaaccgtgacccatcactaatgttcagtcattagtgatgggtcgtaatcttgacccgttactaatgataaataaacatttttcgtatttttttattaaaaaagtcaaaaaatatatttttttcatccgagCTATCTCAACGCAGGATCATCtaatatgcctcacaagccacgcttttttttacattattttcaagtttgcgttccatgAGAATCGAACTCACGACTTTCTACTTGCACGTGTAGctaccttaccacctctgctatcatgtagttatgatagaaaccggatattttatccttttaatcttccttgccgaaggtcattagtgacgcgtcataaccatggcccatcactaatgactaattttgccaaatttcatcgagagttataatttgataggtgactcggagtgcattcggtaaaataggcataacttttacatacagactccgattttgatattttttgactctacagacATATAAAagaagttacatccatttctccgtGACGATATCGGGTTCgaagaatttttcgaggccagaaatggcttggaagattgagttctcgcctccagaagtttctgcactattttcggAACACACGTTTGTATCCATAGCCATCAtaccttatatcaaacttgagcagaaatatacaatagttcctattatagtgctactgaggtgagaaaaaaataagagaaaaataaaattaaaataaaaaatattggcGAATACCGTCATTATTGACCGGAGTTGGTCATTCGTGACAAATTACAagttgatccgtcactaatgactgacctaggatgacCAGTCACTAATAATTAGTCTAGGACGACCTGTTATTGATGACCTTaccattagtaacgggtcacaacttgactggtcactaatgactgacgtAGGacaacccgtcattgatgacctagtcattagtgacgggacATAATGATTGGCCTAGGATGACcctatcactgatgacctagtctatcactaatgattgatctAGGTCATTAgagacgggtcacaacttgacccgtcactaataactggcctaggatgacccgtcaccaatgactgacctaggacgacccatcactgatgacttaattattagtgacagatcacaaCTTGGCCCGttactattatcattagtgacggatcatgttacgacctgtcattaatgatcactcattagtgatgggtctatatctggtcccgatcagaagggatattagtgacacgttcttattggacccatcactaataggatATAGTGACGTATGTTGAGCAGTCGTTACTAATGTGGTGTCTtatttgctggtttcttacgtagtgtttTTTACTATAATTTGAATATTACATGGCGGTTAAATTAAGCAAATCAATGATAAAGATTTGCCAACCAACAATTCCCATCGAATAATTTAGAATTCAAAAAAACGTATAGCAAATGTACTATGCAGTCGGCCACTTAGCAACCTGACTCTTAAGGAAATGTTGGATATTTTGCAGGAGCAATGTGCAAGGTATTATAACGAAGACACATGAATAGTAGTGCAGTACAAATAGCGATGTGCATGGTATTGTAGGAATGCACATTGTATCTGTTCACGTGGTGTTGTTTAAAACATCGTCAATCGTCGTGTCCAGTCCCCTTCAACACTTTTGTTGTGTTGGCCACTATGGAGGCTAACTCAACTGTTCACCATATACCCACCTATCGCTATTATCACCAGTTATTATCGCCTATGTGTTCCTATTGCAAGATAGTTCGCTTGCAAGTTATGTTTCAGTTTCTCTATGGCAAAGATGCTCGGCTGGATTCTacagcaagttgtgaagaagaagaagctgaaATTGAATGGAGAACTACACAAGATGCCTCCAACTAGATTTCTTACGAGCTGACTTCTGCATAAGCAAAAATTATGCCAAAGAGGGCTTGTGAGCGCTAGATCGGATCtagccctccgaaagggaagccTCTAAGGAAATAGTCATGGCTATATCTATCAGTTCCACCGGAGCCGAACCAGCCGTCTGGGCTGAGACAAAACCGTTGCCGTCCAGACGAAACCTTTCCAAGCTGGTGGCCGTGGTCACGCGCGGGGACTACGATTGAGAGGGCCGGCGGGCGAACCGCCAGCCTGCAGAAGAGCAGCACTTGGACGTCCCGCTGCGCACgcccccccgcccccccccccccccccctccgaatCTGCCGTCCTTCTCGCCGCGCTTTCGCGTCGCCGTCCGACCCGACGTGCCCCCCGCCCGGCGAATAATCGACGACCCAGAATAGACATGCCCCCGTCGACTTTCCGTTTGGCTAGCTCGCCCACCCGGCGCACGTGAATAGCCCCGCGCCGGACCACGTGAGGCGCCACGCCGGCGCCCCCGCCCACGCGCGGGCACGCGCCCGTGCGTGCGTCCCGGAGTGCGAGGCCGGCGGTACGGCGATCGCGTACGTACTTCTATAGAGCTTGCTCCCTGGCGGCGGTGCTAGGCCGTTCTCCTCACCATAAAAAACTATGTTTTTAAGAcatttagattttatttttatagatgGTTTATATGATAAACTGTTTGAGTACTAGACTATGGTCCTGTGCGGTTTTTGACCGcatgtgaaaactaatttctaTAAGCGGTTCTTTAcgtgaaccgtctgtagaaatagCTCTATTTTTACATACGATTCACATAAAACGGTTCACATAAGGTGTtacagaaagcatcaaaagaaTTTTTGTATGAAGAATCAAAGAACTGtaataaggagtttacggtgttgcatttggtgcttgaacttctaaggttgaaggccaataatggatggtccgacaaaaATTTCTCGAATATATTgtgtctcttggcaaacatgcttctgaAACCTAACtctttgcccaccaccacttatcaggcgaagaagcttatatgCCTGTTGTCATTAGATGTAAAAAATACATACGTGTCCAAACCACTATGTcatctaccgtaaagagtacgaagccatAGATAGATACCTAGtatgcaatgcgagtcggtacaagaggaatgatgactGTCAGGACGAATATGCTTCCGCCAACGGGATGAAGAaaaagagtaatgctggtcatgacgaagaagacacttcttctgacgcggagaagaagagaaataaTCCTACCATGGTGATGTAGTACCTGCCAGTGATCTTccgcttgcagcgtttgtactcaaaccctagagactctgaactgatgcatTGGCACTTCGATaagtgcaagaaggatggaactaagcttcgaaaCCCCACTGATGCTAGCCTTGGAGAAAGTTTGATaccatgtatccagattttgctcaagaaccaaggaatgtaaggttcacgTTTGAATACTGATGGAATGAATTTTGGTGACATGAggacctcacatagcacttggcaagTGGTCCTGATCGTCTACatccttcctccatggctatgcatgaagcggaagtaccttatatTCATTCTTATCCAAGAACTGAAATAacttggcaacgatatagatgtgtttctacaatcattgatggaagatatggagAAATTGCAAAACgatggggtccgggtgtgggatgagttccgacgacagtacttcacgctgaaagctaTGATTTTTGCTACCATCAGTGATTACCCCACCATTTTTCTCTATTGGGACAGGTTAAAGGAAAGCAAGGATATGTAGTATGCTTCGATGAAACAGCGTATGTGTACCTTCGGTACTCAccgaaggtagtgtacacgtgacactgacggttcttactcaaaactcacataTACCGTaatatgaagaaatattttgataacacgattgagcaaggtactggccTAAAACCTCGCAGTGGGGCACTGGTGCttgaaatggtcaagagcatcaacgttgtttttgggaagccgccgaagggtaaaaataggaagaaaagtgagacaccgTCTGGAATATTGTGGAATAATAtgccgattttctttaagtatttgtcCTACTGGGACGTTTGCCAcggcatcgatgtcatgcacattgagaggAATGTGTGTAATGGCTTCCTTGgtctcttactggacataccgggcaagacaaaggatggaatcaagtcatgtaaggacttggtgcattttggaatcaggccagagctacaccctaaagacagaccaaatggaaaacattatcttccccggctagctactctctaacACCTGAAGAGAAAAAAgcattgtgcaagtgcttacgtggagTGAGAGTCCCTACCAGTTACTTAtctaacatcaagaaactagtctcgatgaaagatttgaagctaattggcatgaagtctcacaattgtcatgtgatgatgatgtagatgcttcctactgcaatcaggggtatcaagccaggaacataaaggtggtcatcacacggttgtgtcagttcttcaacacaattgttcagaaggtgatcgatgctaaaaaactgggtgctctataTAGTTACATGGTAGAGACTctatgccaacttgagatgtgcttctctcCATCCTTTTTCTATGTCATGGTACatctcttggttcacatcgtgaatgagataattgcaatGGGTTCGGTATTCTTACATAAGAAGTATGCGTCTGAGTGGTACATGGGTATTCTCAAGGGATATGtatggaatcgtgctcacccagagggttctaTGATCGAGGGCTAGAATACCAAgtaagtcgttgagtgttgcatcgattacataaaagatgctaaaccgATTGGTATAACTGTATCTTAGCATGATGAGAGGTTGTTTGGGAGAGAGaccaaaggaaataaaagattcatcgatcatgattataAAGCAGTAGAAGAAGCTCCAAATAGTGGCATCGTATGTCGAacaacacctgaatgagcttcacatagaaaatcaaggccgctcatatGATTTTGAACGAGCATAAGCGtcacttcaccacatggttcaagaaacaaaaccttccagatggtgaatctgtagattaaaaaatatgaaaatattggcttgtggcctatcaagtttagttacatcaTGGCAAATGTATGGcattaatgggtacatattttataataaagcaaaggacaagaaaaGCACGGCCCAAAATAGTGGCATttggatagaagcctatgacacagcaagggaaaagatcacctactatgggttcatatatgaaatctgggaactcgactacggagtgaatctgcagatccccgtttttcggtgcaaatgggtcaaacacccaaatggcgtggtgtggacaactacgggttcacaactattgacctcagcattgtaggccataAAGATGACCCGTGGATACTCGCTGATCATGTCGCAcaggttttctatataaatgatcccgtgaatgaaaagaagcatatAATTGTTGATGGGAAATAAAGAATTGTCAGAGTCAAGAATGTGAAGGAtaaggaagaatacaatcagttcaacGACGTGCTAGCTTTCAGAGATCCAGAAAaaatcaaacttgtagaagcaaccctcccTAGATCTGTGATGTCCTATatgcgccttgatggtgtag harbors:
- the LOC133888936 gene encoding flowering-promoting factor 1-like protein 4, coding for MSGVWVFEDGIVRRADSDSPGAGGSRPNKVLVHVPSGEVVTSYDVLERRLRELGWERYLYDPCLLQFHQRSTVHLISVPRDFARLKLVHMYDVVVKTRNVFEVRDAPA